The Cyprinus carpio isolate SPL01 chromosome A9, ASM1834038v1, whole genome shotgun sequence genome window below encodes:
- the LOC109054326 gene encoding insulin-induced gene 2 protein-like, with amino-acid sequence MVEVSALSSGALMRRGPYISMITNRTMNLLLRAAMLFMVGVFLALVLNLLQVQRNVTLFPPDVLSSVFSSAWWVPPCCGTAAALIGLLYPCMDRRLGEPHKLKREWSNVMRCVAVFVGINHASAKVDFANNVQLSLTLAALSVGLWWTFDRSRSGFGLGVVIAILATLATQLLVYNGVFQYTSPDFLYIRSWLPCIFFAGVITVGNIGRQLALYEYKVNQEKTHQD; translated from the exons ATGGTGGAGGTTTCTGCACTGAGCAGTGGTGCTCTGATGCGCCGCGGGCCCTACATCAGCATGATCACCAACCGGACCATGAACTTGCTGCTCCGTGCTGCCATGCTCTTCATGGTGGGCGTGTTTCTAGCGCTCGTGCTGAACCTGCTACAGGTGCAGCGTAATGTCACTCTCTTCCCTCCCGACGTCCTCAGCAGTGTTTTCTCATCTGCCTGGTGGGTTCCTCCCTGCTGTGGAACAGCCGcag CGTTGATCGGTTTGCTGTACCCCTGTATGGACCGTCGTCTGGGGGAGCCACATAAGCTCAAGAGAGAGTGGTCTAATGTGATGCGCTGTGTGGCCGTCTTTGTGGGTATAAATCATGCCAGTGCT AAGGTGGACTTTGCCAATAATGTGCAGCTGTCATTGACGCTGGCTGCCCTGTCCGTCGGCCTGTGGTGGACGTTCGATCGTTCACGCAGTGGTTTTGGGCTGGGAGTCGTCATTGCAATACTTGCCACACTGGCCACCCAGCTGCTGGTTTACAATGGAGTCTTTCA aTACACCTCCCCTGACTTCCTGTACATTCGGTCCTGGCTGCCATGTATCTTCTTCGCAGGGGTGATAACTGTGGGGAATATTGGACGACAGTTAGCTCTG TACGAGTACAAAGTCAATCAGGAGAAGACCCACCAGGATTAA
- the LOC109054331 gene encoding ubiquitin carboxyl-terminal hydrolase 37-like isoform X1: protein MAVAVPKLTSGGAVHIRIRCGELGTTKWKEGVFEIHEKDNKINLLVKFSSGGTPRMFQLNHNVKQLSCYPTHGPNRVTLTLKDSSVVMMDKLPLLVAKKMKEYLEMVRLGKPAVLKTNQGSASFGLVLGNRAAQNDSGLSPSEKQSTPRRPSLDSREDSTPRKPLGSPSRVTSTPGRNGLSENRSEKRKRLMNSDGDMTEDYPKENDSSSNNKAITDASRKFLLSCKDKLKQSEENRAAAPHTPAPLQPTSFYGSRTGTKDYSQTHSFLDSSTGQCPSAKRSLMLPNHSTPFKKVRPTLDYGGWNKPRPSTLAQPQPPLQGFSNLGNTCYMNAILQSLFSLPSFSNDLLKQGIPWKRVPVNALLRRFAHLLAKKDISPPDVKKDLLRRVKNAISSTAERFSGYMQNDAHEFLSQCLDQLKEDVEKINKSWKNEPSAGEEPQSARLTEEVDTSRIYTCPVTVNMEFEVQHTITCKSCGEVVTKREQFNDLSIDLPRRKKTLPLRSIQDSLDLFFRMEEIEYSCEKCSGKAATVSHKFSRLPRVLILHLKRYSYNSQLSLNSKLGQQVLIPKYLTLLSHCTDATRPPLSLGWNAQTAISRTLKMSQSVNSSTLRKGSQKPESSGSMLCDSDSEEELVRKVGRKHHSEDDRTEEVQHNAQVEHSEFNAINDDEMLAAVLEMSRHDTSLSGCPDDEPTSSPDTGFGDADGQDLTHHLELLDGEKQPADALESLDLTMDENKENQTPEGVQGELDWVQQYSLDQEREEQELQQALAQSLQEHEAREMREDDDLKRATELSLQEFNNSLPELLCSDDDSGNEDGLDMEYSEAEAEELKKNAETGELPNSFRLISVVSHIGSSSSSGHYISDVYDMKKQSWLTYNDLDVSRTQESTVQRDRDRSGYIFFYMHKDVFEELSELEKTGGNSEAGRTVLQPL, encoded by the exons ATGGCCGTCGCAGTGCCCAAGCTGACCAGCGGTGGCGCTGTGCACATCCGCATCAGATGCGGGGAGCTGGGGACCACCAAATGGAAAGAGGGGGTCTTTGAAATCCACGAGAAGGACAACAAAATAAACCTGCTGGTGAAGTTCAGCAGTGGTGGAACTCCGAGAATGTTTCAG ctgAATCACAACGTTAAGCAACTTTCCTGCTATCCAACGCACGGCCCAAACCGAGTGACTTTGACTCTGAAAGACTCGAGTGTTGTCATGATGGACAAACTGCCCTTGTTGGTTGCTAAAAAAATGAAGGAATACCTTGAAATGGTGAGGCTTGGAAAACCAGCAG TTTTAAAGACAAACCAGGGAAGTGCTAGTTTCGGATTAGTTCTTGGGAATCGTGCAGCACAGAACGACTCTGGTCTTTCTCCATCAGAAAAACAG AGCACTCCAAGACGTCCAAGTCTGGACAGCAGAGAGGACAGCACACCCCGAAAGCCTCTTGGGAGTCCCAGCCGGGTAACGTCCACACCTGGCCGCAACGGCCTCTCTGAGAACAG GAGTGAGAAGAGGAAGAGGCTGATGAACTCTGATGGTGATATGACCGAGGACTACCCCAAAGAGAATGACTCTTCTAG CAACAATAAGGCCATCACAGATGCATCTAGAAAGTTTCTGCTCAGCTGCAAAGACAAACTCAAGCAGTCAGAGGAGAACAGAGCAGCCG CTCCACACACGCCTGCCCCTCTCCAGCCCACATCCTTTTATGGGAGCAGAACAGGAACTAAagattactctcagacccattcCTTTTTGGACAG CAGTACAGGCCAGTGTCCCTCTGCTAAAAGAAGCCTAATGTTACCCAATCACTCAACTCCCTTTAAAAAGGTGCGCCCTACTTTGGACTACGGTGGCTGGAACAAACCAAGACCATCCACGCTGGCTCAGCCACAACCTCCACTACAAGG ATTCTCCAATCTTGGGAACACCTGCTACATGAACGCCATACTTCAGTCACTTTTCAGCCTGCCCTCATTTTCAAACGACCTGTTAAAGCAGGGAATACCATGGAAGAGGGTCCCCGTCAATGCCCTTCTGAG GCGTTTTGCTCATCTGCTGGCTAAGAAAGACATTTCCCCACCAGATGTGAAGAAAGATCTTTTGCGGCGAGTAAAGAATGCCATTTCCTCAACAGCTGAGCGTTTCTCTGGTTACATGCAGAAT GATGCCCACGAGTTCCTGAGCCAGTGTCTGGACCAGCTGAAGGAGGATGTGGAGAAGATCAACAAAAGCTGGAAGAACGAGCCCTCGGCCGGGGAGGAGCCTCAGAGCGCTCGGTTAACAGAGGAGGTGGACACCTCACGCATTTACACCTGCCCGGTTACAGTCAACATGGAGTTTGAAGTGCAGCACACCATAACATGTAAAAG CTGTGGAGAGGTGGTGACAAAGCGTGAGCAGTTCAATGACCTGTCCATCGACCTGCCACGCAGGAAAAAAACTCTGCCTCTGAGATCTATACAGGATTCTTTAGACCTCTTTTTCAGG ATGGAGGAGATTGAGTATTCCTGTGAaaaatgcagtggaaaagcagcaACCGTCTCTCACAAATTTAGCAGGCTTCCCAG GGTGCTGATTCTTCACCTTAAACGCTACAGCTACAACAGTCAGCTGTCTTTAAACAGCAAGCTGGGCCAACAAGTCCTGATCCCCAAATATCTCACACTGCTCTCACACTGCACTGACGCCACACGCCCCCCTCTCAGCCTCGGCTGGAACGCACAGACCGCCAT CTCCAGGACGCTGAAGATGTCACAGTCGGTCAACTCTTCAACACTAAG GAAAGGTTCTCAAAAGCCAGAGAGCTCAGGCAGTATGCTGTGTGATTCTGATAGTGAGGAGGAGCTCGTCAGAAAAGTTGGTCGCAAACATCATTCAGAAGATGACAGGACGGAAGAG GTGCAGCACAATGCTCAGGTCGAGCACTCGGAGTTTAACGCCATCAACGATGATGAGATGCTAGCAGCTGTGCTGGAGATGAGTCGTCACGACACTAGTTTGTCCGGTTGCCCTGACGACGAGCCAACCAGCAGCCCAGACACAGGGTTTGGAGATGCCGACGGCCAGGACCTGACTCATCATTTGGAGCTTTTGGATGGAGAGAAACAGCCTGCAG ATGCTCTGGAGTCTCTAGATCTGACCATGGATGAGAATAAGGAGAACCAGACGCCTGAAGGTGTGCAGGGAGAGCTGGACTGGGTGCAGCAGTACAGTTTAGACCAGGAGCGAGAGGAACAGGAGCTGCAGCAGGCCCTCGCACAGAGCCTACAGGAACAC GAGGCGAGAGAGATGAGGGAAGATGACGATCTGAAGAGAGCCACTGAGCTCAGCCTGCAAG AGTTTAATAACTCTTTGCCGGAGCTGCTGTGCTCTGATGACGACTCTGGGAACGAGGATGGTCTGGATATGGAGTACAGTGAGGCTGAAGCTGAAGAGCTCAAGAAGAATGCTGAG ACTGGAGAGCTTCCGAACTCTTTCAGACTCATCAGTGTGGTCAGTCACATCGGCAGCAGCTCATCTTCAG GGCATTACATTAGTGATGTttatgacatgaagaaacagtcCTGGCTCACATACAATGATCTGGACGTCTCCCGCACACAGGAATCCACTGTTCAGAGAGATCGTGACAGGAGCGGGTACATCTTTTTTTACATGCACAA
- the LOC109054331 gene encoding ubiquitin carboxyl-terminal hydrolase 37-like isoform X2, producing the protein MAVAVPKLTSGGAVHIRIRCGELGTTKWKEGVFEIHEKDNKINLLVKFSSGGTPRMFQLNHNVKQLSCYPTHGPNRVTLTLKDSSVVMMDKLPLLVAKKMKEYLEMVRLGKPAVLKTNQGSASFGLVLGNRAAQNDSGLSPSEKQSTPRRPSLDSREDSTPRKPLGSPSRVTSTPGRNGLSENRSEKRKRLMNSDGDMTEDYPKENDSSSNNKAITDASRKFLLSCKDKLKQSEENRAAAPHTPAPLQPTSFYGSRTGTKDYSQTHSFLDSTGQCPSAKRSLMLPNHSTPFKKVRPTLDYGGWNKPRPSTLAQPQPPLQGFSNLGNTCYMNAILQSLFSLPSFSNDLLKQGIPWKRVPVNALLRRFAHLLAKKDISPPDVKKDLLRRVKNAISSTAERFSGYMQNDAHEFLSQCLDQLKEDVEKINKSWKNEPSAGEEPQSARLTEEVDTSRIYTCPVTVNMEFEVQHTITCKSCGEVVTKREQFNDLSIDLPRRKKTLPLRSIQDSLDLFFRMEEIEYSCEKCSGKAATVSHKFSRLPRVLILHLKRYSYNSQLSLNSKLGQQVLIPKYLTLLSHCTDATRPPLSLGWNAQTAISRTLKMSQSVNSSTLRKGSQKPESSGSMLCDSDSEEELVRKVGRKHHSEDDRTEEVQHNAQVEHSEFNAINDDEMLAAVLEMSRHDTSLSGCPDDEPTSSPDTGFGDADGQDLTHHLELLDGEKQPADALESLDLTMDENKENQTPEGVQGELDWVQQYSLDQEREEQELQQALAQSLQEHEAREMREDDDLKRATELSLQEFNNSLPELLCSDDDSGNEDGLDMEYSEAEAEELKKNAETGELPNSFRLISVVSHIGSSSSSGHYISDVYDMKKQSWLTYNDLDVSRTQESTVQRDRDRSGYIFFYMHKDVFEELSELEKTGGNSEAGRTVLQPL; encoded by the exons ATGGCCGTCGCAGTGCCCAAGCTGACCAGCGGTGGCGCTGTGCACATCCGCATCAGATGCGGGGAGCTGGGGACCACCAAATGGAAAGAGGGGGTCTTTGAAATCCACGAGAAGGACAACAAAATAAACCTGCTGGTGAAGTTCAGCAGTGGTGGAACTCCGAGAATGTTTCAG ctgAATCACAACGTTAAGCAACTTTCCTGCTATCCAACGCACGGCCCAAACCGAGTGACTTTGACTCTGAAAGACTCGAGTGTTGTCATGATGGACAAACTGCCCTTGTTGGTTGCTAAAAAAATGAAGGAATACCTTGAAATGGTGAGGCTTGGAAAACCAGCAG TTTTAAAGACAAACCAGGGAAGTGCTAGTTTCGGATTAGTTCTTGGGAATCGTGCAGCACAGAACGACTCTGGTCTTTCTCCATCAGAAAAACAG AGCACTCCAAGACGTCCAAGTCTGGACAGCAGAGAGGACAGCACACCCCGAAAGCCTCTTGGGAGTCCCAGCCGGGTAACGTCCACACCTGGCCGCAACGGCCTCTCTGAGAACAG GAGTGAGAAGAGGAAGAGGCTGATGAACTCTGATGGTGATATGACCGAGGACTACCCCAAAGAGAATGACTCTTCTAG CAACAATAAGGCCATCACAGATGCATCTAGAAAGTTTCTGCTCAGCTGCAAAGACAAACTCAAGCAGTCAGAGGAGAACAGAGCAGCCG CTCCACACACGCCTGCCCCTCTCCAGCCCACATCCTTTTATGGGAGCAGAACAGGAACTAAagattactctcagacccattcCTTTTTGGACAG TACAGGCCAGTGTCCCTCTGCTAAAAGAAGCCTAATGTTACCCAATCACTCAACTCCCTTTAAAAAGGTGCGCCCTACTTTGGACTACGGTGGCTGGAACAAACCAAGACCATCCACGCTGGCTCAGCCACAACCTCCACTACAAGG ATTCTCCAATCTTGGGAACACCTGCTACATGAACGCCATACTTCAGTCACTTTTCAGCCTGCCCTCATTTTCAAACGACCTGTTAAAGCAGGGAATACCATGGAAGAGGGTCCCCGTCAATGCCCTTCTGAG GCGTTTTGCTCATCTGCTGGCTAAGAAAGACATTTCCCCACCAGATGTGAAGAAAGATCTTTTGCGGCGAGTAAAGAATGCCATTTCCTCAACAGCTGAGCGTTTCTCTGGTTACATGCAGAAT GATGCCCACGAGTTCCTGAGCCAGTGTCTGGACCAGCTGAAGGAGGATGTGGAGAAGATCAACAAAAGCTGGAAGAACGAGCCCTCGGCCGGGGAGGAGCCTCAGAGCGCTCGGTTAACAGAGGAGGTGGACACCTCACGCATTTACACCTGCCCGGTTACAGTCAACATGGAGTTTGAAGTGCAGCACACCATAACATGTAAAAG CTGTGGAGAGGTGGTGACAAAGCGTGAGCAGTTCAATGACCTGTCCATCGACCTGCCACGCAGGAAAAAAACTCTGCCTCTGAGATCTATACAGGATTCTTTAGACCTCTTTTTCAGG ATGGAGGAGATTGAGTATTCCTGTGAaaaatgcagtggaaaagcagcaACCGTCTCTCACAAATTTAGCAGGCTTCCCAG GGTGCTGATTCTTCACCTTAAACGCTACAGCTACAACAGTCAGCTGTCTTTAAACAGCAAGCTGGGCCAACAAGTCCTGATCCCCAAATATCTCACACTGCTCTCACACTGCACTGACGCCACACGCCCCCCTCTCAGCCTCGGCTGGAACGCACAGACCGCCAT CTCCAGGACGCTGAAGATGTCACAGTCGGTCAACTCTTCAACACTAAG GAAAGGTTCTCAAAAGCCAGAGAGCTCAGGCAGTATGCTGTGTGATTCTGATAGTGAGGAGGAGCTCGTCAGAAAAGTTGGTCGCAAACATCATTCAGAAGATGACAGGACGGAAGAG GTGCAGCACAATGCTCAGGTCGAGCACTCGGAGTTTAACGCCATCAACGATGATGAGATGCTAGCAGCTGTGCTGGAGATGAGTCGTCACGACACTAGTTTGTCCGGTTGCCCTGACGACGAGCCAACCAGCAGCCCAGACACAGGGTTTGGAGATGCCGACGGCCAGGACCTGACTCATCATTTGGAGCTTTTGGATGGAGAGAAACAGCCTGCAG ATGCTCTGGAGTCTCTAGATCTGACCATGGATGAGAATAAGGAGAACCAGACGCCTGAAGGTGTGCAGGGAGAGCTGGACTGGGTGCAGCAGTACAGTTTAGACCAGGAGCGAGAGGAACAGGAGCTGCAGCAGGCCCTCGCACAGAGCCTACAGGAACAC GAGGCGAGAGAGATGAGGGAAGATGACGATCTGAAGAGAGCCACTGAGCTCAGCCTGCAAG AGTTTAATAACTCTTTGCCGGAGCTGCTGTGCTCTGATGACGACTCTGGGAACGAGGATGGTCTGGATATGGAGTACAGTGAGGCTGAAGCTGAAGAGCTCAAGAAGAATGCTGAG ACTGGAGAGCTTCCGAACTCTTTCAGACTCATCAGTGTGGTCAGTCACATCGGCAGCAGCTCATCTTCAG GGCATTACATTAGTGATGTttatgacatgaagaaacagtcCTGGCTCACATACAATGATCTGGACGTCTCCCGCACACAGGAATCCACTGTTCAGAGAGATCGTGACAGGAGCGGGTACATCTTTTTTTACATGCACAA